One Gemmatimonadaceae bacterium genomic region harbors:
- the era gene encoding GTPase Era yields MTRAGIVTVVGRPNAGKSTLLNRLVGEKLAITSPKPQSTRKRVVGILTRPHAQIIVHDTPGLLHPRYALHKAMRSEALAALDDADVIAYLVDGARGDVQPLIEVARLDAPPRAPVLVVVNKADLLSAEQRQRLEAANPDALFVSASTGDGIDALEARLVSFLPESPFLYDGEDIATQNLRFFVEELVRETALEQLDDEVPYSIACEVEEFREESDPVYIRTVLFVERESQKHIVIGREGERIRAIGTAARAKIESLVGARVFLDLWVKVLDNWRRNERSLKRFGFVIPEDSTS; encoded by the coding sequence ATGACTCGCGCTGGCATCGTCACCGTCGTCGGACGCCCTAACGCCGGAAAGTCGACCCTCCTCAACCGGCTGGTCGGCGAAAAGCTCGCGATCACCAGTCCCAAGCCGCAGTCCACGCGCAAGCGCGTCGTCGGGATCCTCACGCGCCCGCACGCCCAGATCATCGTGCACGACACGCCGGGACTCCTCCATCCGCGCTACGCCCTCCACAAGGCGATGCGCAGCGAGGCGCTCGCCGCACTCGACGACGCCGACGTCATCGCGTACCTCGTGGATGGTGCACGCGGCGACGTCCAGCCGCTCATCGAGGTCGCGCGCCTCGATGCCCCGCCGCGCGCCCCGGTGCTGGTCGTGGTCAACAAGGCCGACCTCCTCTCCGCCGAACAGCGCCAACGCCTGGAGGCCGCCAACCCGGATGCGCTCTTCGTCTCTGCGTCCACTGGCGATGGGATCGACGCCCTCGAGGCACGCCTGGTCTCCTTCCTGCCGGAGAGTCCCTTCCTCTACGACGGCGAGGACATCGCCACGCAGAATCTCCGCTTCTTCGTGGAGGAACTGGTGCGTGAGACGGCGCTCGAGCAACTCGACGACGAGGTTCCATACAGCATCGCCTGCGAGGTAGAGGAGTTCCGGGAGGAAAGCGATCCGGTGTACATTCGCACCGTGCTGTTCGTCGAACGCGAGAGCCAGAAGCACATCGTGATCGGGCGCGAGGGGGAGAGAATCCGCGCGATCGGAACGGCGGCGCGCGCGAAGATCGAGTCACTCGTGGGCGCGCGCGTCTTTCTCGATCTCTGGGTGAAAGTGCTCGATAACTGGCGGCGCAACGAGCGCTCGCTCAAGCGGTTCGGCTTCGTGATTCCCGAGGATTCCACGTCGTGA
- a CDS encoding Trm112 family protein has translation MTLSPKLLAVLVCPRCKGALEHREEEAVLLCPACKLRYPIRDGIPIMLTDEATPA, from the coding sequence GTGACGCTCTCCCCGAAGTTGCTGGCTGTCCTGGTCTGCCCGCGCTGCAAGGGAGCGCTGGAACACCGCGAGGAGGAGGCGGTACTCCTCTGTCCGGCGTGCAAGCTCCGCTATCCGATCCGCGACGGAATCCCCATCATGCTCACTGATGAGGCGACGCCCGCTTAG
- a CDS encoding PorV/PorQ family protein: MRRRPLRRLRQTAVHVLIVAAQIATLCVMLFGSRRAQAQGGTADQAALFLLLPVSARAVGMGQAMMAASGTGDGVWWNPAGVAGVRRGDAALHHSQSVIGTSEALTVSAASSPLGVFAISANILDFGGDIPAVDNQGNVVGKILPRNLAVIGTYATTIRRRLTAGVSYKLVQFRFDCEGLCPSLPTSQSSTSALDFGAQFALPTRIPVTVGAAVRNVGVRLPSDESGESDPLPTRLQVGASARYVIPSQYADDAEVTVSADVLDDFPLEKPLPRVGAEFGWEKTAFLRAGYVFSSGSTESGGPTLGIGFVARRLVIDFARVFAGLSADAGQAPTYLSLRLSF; encoded by the coding sequence ATGAGGCGACGCCCGCTTAGGCGCCTTCGTCAGACTGCCGTCCACGTCCTGATCGTCGCCGCGCAGATCGCGACGCTGTGCGTGATGCTGTTCGGCTCGCGTCGCGCGCAGGCGCAGGGCGGGACGGCAGACCAGGCGGCCCTCTTCCTCCTCCTTCCCGTCTCGGCGCGGGCCGTGGGAATGGGGCAGGCGATGATGGCGGCGAGCGGGACCGGCGACGGCGTCTGGTGGAATCCCGCCGGCGTTGCCGGCGTCAGGCGCGGCGACGCGGCGCTTCATCATTCGCAGAGCGTGATTGGCACGAGCGAGGCGCTGACTGTCAGCGCAGCCTCGTCGCCGCTCGGCGTCTTCGCCATAAGCGCCAACATCCTCGACTTCGGCGGCGATATCCCCGCGGTGGACAACCAAGGTAACGTGGTAGGTAAGATCCTTCCGCGAAACCTTGCCGTGATAGGCACTTACGCCACGACGATCAGGCGCCGCCTCACAGCCGGCGTCTCCTACAAGCTCGTCCAGTTTCGCTTCGACTGCGAGGGGCTCTGCCCATCGCTCCCCACCAGCCAGTCCTCGACCAGCGCGCTCGACTTCGGCGCACAGTTCGCGCTGCCGACGCGGATCCCGGTGACTGTAGGCGCCGCGGTTCGGAATGTCGGCGTGCGGTTGCCATCGGACGAATCGGGAGAGTCCGACCCGCTCCCGACGCGATTGCAGGTGGGGGCATCGGCGCGATACGTGATTCCCTCGCAGTACGCGGACGATGCCGAGGTCACAGTCTCTGCTGACGTCCTGGACGACTTCCCGCTGGAGAAGCCGCTTCCTCGTGTTGGCGCTGAGTTCGGATGGGAGAAGACCGCCTTCCTTCGGGCCGGCTATGTCTTCTCGTCGGGATCCACCGAGTCGGGGGGGCCCACGCTGGGCATCGGCTTCGTTGCTCGGCGACTCGTCATCGACTTCGCTCGTGTGTTTGCCGGGCTCTCGGCAGACGCGGGGCAGGCGCCGACCTATCTTTCGCTCCGTCTCTCGTTCTGA